The Apium graveolens cultivar Ventura chromosome 11, ASM990537v1, whole genome shotgun sequence genome has a window encoding:
- the LOC141695945 gene encoding uncharacterized protein LOC141695945 → MGNYRFKFSDMLPNAWFYKLNHTSASKTRKLQNLTSKSLNKKVQSKMKSSPFASSFTATAAQQTCQSRKSYHFNRDFKSTSHLSEPPRKSSNRRRCTKKTVASQKLITNSSDSREYSSYHVIHGSIYSKHNHAFELAQNYSTGSFSCDDPVFYDLDSEFRRVKVDSPSNHYDYKLDLVSQLELKPIITNLEKVDHGIIPSVKFQGSSRKFEEKSSCSLNKDSIGEEKKMPGLGIKSEINRSEAKS, encoded by the coding sequence ATGGGAAATTACAGGTTTAAGTTTTCAGATATGCTGCCAAATGCTTGGTTTTATAAGCTTAACCACACGAGTGCTAGTAAAACCAGAAAGCTGCAGAACTTGACGAGTAAATCCCTGAACAAGAAAGTTCAATCCAAAATGAAGTCATCTCCTTTTGCATCATCATTCACTGCCACAGCGGCCCAACAAACATGCCAGTCCCGGAAGTCTTACCACTTCAATCGAGACTTCAAGTCGACTTCCCATTTGTCAGAGCCACCAAGAAAATCATCCAATAGAAGACGCTGCACAAAGAAAACTGTAGCTTCTCAGAAGCTAATCACTAACTCTTCTGATTCTAGGGAGTACTCAAGTTATCATGTCATCCATGGATCCATTTATTCTAAGCATAATCATGCATTTGAACTGGCCCAGAATTACTCTACTGGTAGCTTCTCTTGTGATGATCCTGTTTTCTATGATCTAGATTCTGAATTTAGACGAGTAAAAGTTGACTCTCCGTCCAACCATTATGACTACAAACTTGATTTAGTGTCACAGCTTGAGCTCAAACCAATCATAACCAATCTCGAGAAAGTTGATCACGGAATTATACCATCTGTCAAGTTTCAAGGAAGCTCAAGGAAATTTGAAGAGAAAAGTTCATGTAGCTTAAATAAAGATAGTATCGGTGAAGAGAAAAAAATGCCCGGTTTGGGAATTAAGAGCGAAATCAATAGGAGTGAAGCTAAGAGCTAA